In Labrus bergylta chromosome 6, fLabBer1.1, whole genome shotgun sequence, the following proteins share a genomic window:
- the LOC109987775 gene encoding cortexin-1-like: protein MNTFPDFSTHLPNTPTIQSVSKPCLRAPWRMNDVPTLDYELLLSPASSSLPGSPGGGSSSSPPLALVGVDTEQRTALAFVGLLMLFLVFLLVRCFRILLDPYSRMPASSWTDHKEGLERGQFDYALV from the coding sequence ATGAACACCTTTCCTGACTTCTCTACACATCTTCCTAATACACCAACCATCCAGTCAGTGAGTAAGCCTTGCCTTCGGGCCCCGTGGAGGATGAATGATGTGCCCACTCTTGACTACGAGTTGCTGCTGTCCCCGGCCAGCTCTTCGCTCCCTGGCAGTCCTGGcggtggcagcagcagcagtcccCCGCTGGCTTTGGTTGGGGTGGACACTGAGCAGCGCACAGCCTTGGCCTTCGTAGGCCTCCTCATGCTTTTCCTGGTCTTCCTGCTGGTCAGGTGCTTCAGGATCCTGCTGGACCCCTACAGCCGCATGCCTGCATCATCCTGGACTGACCACAAGGAGGGGCTGGAGAGGGGCCAGTTTGATTATGCATTGGTGTAG
- the fbn2b gene encoding fibrillin-2b, whose translation MGSGKLAQVLLGWAAVCLSAVHVDGVQTGDGPYQASRFTGTVDQREVQRVRRRGQETLRGPNVCGSRFHSYCCPGWKTLPGGNQCIVPICRNSCGDGFCSRPNMCSCSSGQLSPSCGAAAGVQSCNVRCMNGGSCAEDSCSCPKGYTGSHCGQPVCENGCQNGGRCIGPNRCACVYGFTGPQCERDYRTGPCFTQVNNQMCQGQLSGIVCTKTLCCATIGRAWGHPCEQCPAQPHPCRRGFIPNIRTGACQDVDECQAVPGLCAGGNCINTVGSYECKCPAGHRQSETSHKCEDIDECSTIPGVCDGGECTNTAGSYVCTCPRGYISSTDGSRCVDQRVGTCFSALANGRCAAELTGQYTKMQCCCDTGRCWALGQIPEMCPVRGSDEFRRLCIVGVPQGLPYGYPNGQFPNTNGNGYGFKFPSVPNGNGNGGIGGNGGGGFGGNGGGFGGNGGSPQHIGTVSVNDTIDICKHFTNLCLNGRCIPTPTSYRCECNMGYRQDVRGECIDVDECVSKPCTNGDCVNTPGSYHCKCHEGFQGTLSKQACVDIDECIMNGVMCRNGRCVNTEGSFQCVCNAGFELTPDGKNCIDHDECATTNMCLNGMCINEDGSFKCICKPGFSLAPNGRYCTDIDECLTPGICMNGRCINSEGSFRCECPPGLAIDVDGRVCVDTHMRTTCYGAIKMGTCSRPFPGAVTKSECCCANPEHGFGEPCQPCPSRNSAEFQAVCSSGIGITADGRDINECALDPEICQNGICENLRGSYRCICNIGYESDTSGKTCVDINECLVNRLLCDNGLCRNTPGSYTCSCPKGYVFKPDSETCEDINECDSSPCINGACRNVAGSFNCECTHGSKLDSTNTICVDSMKSTCWLTLQDGRCEVNINGATLKSECCSTLGAAWGSPCEPCEMDTACSRGFARMKGLVCEDINECEVFPGVCTNGRCMNTQGSFRCECAEGLSLDSSGRTCVDTRSEQCYMKWHEDECGAPLPGRYRVDMCCCSVGAAWGIDCEECPKPGSPEYRSICPRGPGFANRGDILTGRAFYKDVNECKVFSGLCTHGNCRNTIGSFKCRCNSGFALTAEERNCTDIDECRISPDLCGHGSCVNTPGSFECECFEGYESGFMMMKNCMDIDECERNPLLCRGGTCLNTEGSYECDCPPGHSLSNDGSACEDVNECQLSDNLCKNGQCVNMPGTYQCSCDTGYQATPDRQGCVDIDECTIMNGGCETHCTNSEGSYECSCSEGYALMPDLRTCSDIDECEETPDICDGGQCTNIPGEYRCLCYDGFMASMDMRTCIDVNECDLNPNICLHGDCENTKGSFICHCQLGYFVKKGSTGCTDVDECEIGAHNCDMHAACINVPGSFKCRCRDGWVGDGIKCVDQDECSAEDHNCNPNADCVNTPGSYRCTCKEGFNGDGFSCSDMDECADNVNLCENGQCLNAPGGYRCECEMGFTPTEDSKACQDIDECNFQNICVFGTCQNLPGMFRCVCDDGYELDRSGGNCTDINECADPVNCINGLCVNTPGSYLCNCPADFELNPTGVGCVDTRVGNCFLDILARGDGGISCSAGIGVGVTRASCCCSLGGAWGNPCELCPATNSTEYKTLCPGGEGFRPNPITVILEDIDECQELPGLCQGGNCVNTFGSFQCECPAGYYLNEETRICEDIDECTTHIGICGPGTCYNTLGNYTCVCPPEYMQVNGGNNCMDMRKSVCYRNFNDTCENELSFNMTKKMCCCAYNVGKAWNKPCEACPTPATSEYQLLCGNQAPGFIIDIHTGKPIDIDECREIPGICQNGVCINQIGSFRCECPMGFSYNNILLICEDIDECNSGDNLCQRNANCINIPGSYRCECSPGFKLSPNGACVDRNECQEIPNVCSHGECIDMQGSYRCLCQNGFKATADLTMCMDIDECDRQPCGNGTCKNTVGSYNCLCFPGFELTHNNDCMDIDECSALQGQVCRNGQCINGLGSFQCLCHEGYENTQDGKNCVDINECVSLPGTCSPGTCQNLDGSFRCICPPGYEVQNDQCIDINECEVEPNICQFGTCTNTPGSFQCTCQPGFVLSDNKRRCYDTRESFCFTKFDFGKCSVPKAFNTTKAKCCCSKMPGEGWGLPCELCPKEIEAAFDTLCPYGHGALPGPGDAREDLNECLDNPGICQNGICINTDGSFRCECPFGYNLDYTGVNCVDTDECSIGNPCGNGTCTNVVGGFECSCQEGFEPGSMMTCEDINECSQNPLLCAFRCVNTFGSYECMCPAGYVLRDDQRMCRDQDECAEGLDDCDSKGMTCKNLIGTFMCICPPGMQRRPDGDGCMDLNECRAKPGICKNGRCVNTVGSYRCECNDGFEASSTGTECIDNRKGYCYAEVLQTMCQQSSTSRNSVTKSECCCNTGRGWGSQCELCPLPGTVQYKKMCPLGPGYTTDGRDINECQVMPDLCKNGQCINSIGSFRCHCNVGYKTDFTATSCIDMDECALSPKPCNFLCKNTEGSYLCSCPRGYSLQPDGKTCKDLDECSTKQHNCQFLCVNTIGGFTCKCPPGFTQHQTACIDNNECSAQNSACGSRASCVNTPGSFNCECSKGFSLDNTGMECEDVDECGSNHRCQHGCQNMLGGFRCGCPQGYVQHYQWNQCVDENECQGASVCGSASCYNTLGSFKCVCPSGFDFEQSGGGCQDVNECSTGSNPCIYGCSNTDGGYLCGCPGGFYRAGQGHCLTGSGFSGQFVEGEEDDSLSPEACYECKINGGGKSGRHRRNADENEIKKDPEVSMASVDTQDSIHMNLSLSVLLNKEPLLELLPALQPLEKHIRYVITHGNANEHFRLLERRDGKSVLRLGKRPPPPGSYRLDIASLRLFGPRRLHQLEEQHDSDYLQGEIGDALRIKLLIHLH comes from the exons ACTATAGGACCGGACCATGTTTTACACAGGTGAACAACCAGATGTGTCAGGGCCAGCTGAGTGGAATCGTCTGCACCAAAACCCTCTGCTGTGCTACCATTGGTCGAGCATGGGGCCACCCTTGTGAGCAGTGCCCCGCCCAGCCACACCCCTGCAGGCGAGGCTTCATCCCCAACATCCGCACTGGAGCCTGCCAAG ATGTGGACGAGTGCCAGGCCGTGCCAGGTCTTTGTGCAGGAGGTAACTGCATCAACACTGTGGGATCCTACGAGTGTAAATGTCCTGCAGGCCACCGTCAGAGTGAAACCAGCCATAAATGTGAAG atatCGACGAATGCAGCACCATTCCtggtgtgtgtgatggaggagAATGCACCAACACTGCTGGAAGCTACGTCTGCACCTGTCCAAGAGGCTACATCTCCAGCACAGATGGCTCCAGATGTGTTG ATCAGCGCGTGGGAACATGTTTTTCTGCTCTGGCTAATGGTCGCTGTGCTGCAGAGCTGACTGGTCAGTACACCAAAATGCAGTGCTGCTGTGACACAGGACGCTGCTGGGCTTTGGGACAGATCCCTGAGATGTGCCCTGTCAGAGGATCTG ATGAGTTCAGGCGCCTGTGTATTGTGGGCGTTCCCCAAGGTCTGCCTTATGGCTACCCCAACGGACAATTCCCCAACACCAATGGCAATGGGTACGGATTTAAGTTCCCCAGTGTACCTAATGGAAATGGTAATGGAGGCATTGGTGGCAACGGAGGAGGAGGCTTTGGAGGAAACGGCGGCGGATTCGGAGGAAATGGGGGAAGCCCTCAACACATAG GCACTGTGTCTGTGAACGACACCATTGACATTTGCAAACATTTCACCAACCTGTGTCTGAATGGACGCTGCATTCCCACACCCACAAGCTATCGCTGTGAGTGCAACATGGGATACAGACAGGATGTCCGTGGGGAATGTATTG ATGTGGATGAGTGTGTGAGTAAACCATGTACCAATGGAGACTGTGTTAACACACCTGGATCCTACCACTGCAAGTGCCATGAAGGTTTCCAGGGAACTCTCTCCAAGCAAGCCTGCGTTG ACATTGATGAGTGTATTATGAACGGAGTGATGTGTCGCAATGGCCGCTGTGtaaacacagagggaagctttcaGTGTGTCTGCAACGCTGGCTTTGAGCTAACTCCTGATGGAAAGAACTGCATCG ATCATGACGAGTGTGCCACCACCAACATGTGTCTCAATGGCATGTGCATCAATGAGGACGGCAGCTTTAAGTGTATCTGCAAGCCGGGCTTCTCTTTAGCCCCCAACGGACGCTACTGCACCG ACATAGACGAGTGTCTCACACCTGGCATTTGTATGAATGGCCGCTGCATCAACTCTGAGGGCTCCTTCCGCTGTGAGTGCCCTCCAGGCCTTGCTATTGATGTAGATGGGAGAGTGTGcgtggacacacacatgagaacCACCTGCTACGGTGCCATAAAGATGGGCACATGCTCGAGGCCCTTCCCCGGTGCAGTGACAAAGTCTGAGTGCTGCTGTGCAAATCCTGAACATGGCTTTGGAGAACCATGCCAACCCTGTCCCTCCAGAAACTCAG CTGAGTTCCAGGCTGTCTGCAGCAGTGGTATTGGTATTACAGCTGATGGCAGAG ACATCAATGAGTGTGCTCTGGACCCGGAAATATGTCAGAATGGCATCTGTGAGAACCTGAGAGGAAGCTACCGCTGCATCTGTAACATCGGCTACGAGTCAGACACCAGTGGCAAGACCTGTGTTG ACATCAATGAGTGTCTGGTGAACCGTCTGCTTTGTGACAACGGCCTGTGCAGAAACACTCCTGGCTCCTACACCTGCTCGTGTCCTAAGGGATACGTCTTCAAACCTGACTCAGAGACCTGCGAAG ATATCAACGAATGCGACTCCAGCCCATGCATCAATGGAGCATGCCGTAACGTGGCTGGGTCCTTCAACTGCGAGTGCACACACGGCAGCAAGCTGGACTCCACCAATACCATCTGCGTGG ACAGTATGAAGAGCACCTGCTGGCTGACGCTACAAGACGGCCGCTGTGAGGTGAACATTAACGGAGCCACGCTGAAGTCTGAGTGCTGCTCCACACTGGGAGCCGCCTGGGGAAGCCCATGTGAACCCTGTGAGATGG ACACCGCCTGCTCACGAGGGTTTGCTCGTATGAAGGGCCTTGTGTGTGAAG ACATTAATGAGTGTGAGGTGTTCCCTGGAGTGTGTACAAATGGCCGCTGCATGAACACCCAGGGCTCGTTCCGCTGCGAGTGTGCTGAGGGTCTGTCCTTGGACAGTTCTGGGCGCACATGTGTGG ATACACGTAGCGAGCAGTGCTACATGAAGTGGCACGAGGATGAGTGCGGTGCACCACTGCCGGGGAGATATCGTGTGGACATGTGTTGCTGTTCAGTGGGTGCTGCCTGGGGAATTGACTGCGAGGAGTGTCCCAAACCAGGCTCCCCTGAGTACAGAAGCATCTGTCCCAGAGGGCCCGGCTTTGCTAACAGAGGCGATATCCTGACTGGCAGGGCGTTCTATAAAG ATGTAAACGAGTGTAAGGTTTTCTCGGGTCTGTGCACACATGGAAATTGCCGGAACACCATTGGGAGTTTCAAGTGTCGCTGTAACAGTGGTTTCGCTTTGACGGCTGAGGAGAGGAACTGCACAG acATCGATGAATGCCGCATCTCCCCCGACTTGTGTGGTCATGGTTCCTGTGTCAATACACCAGGCAGCTTTGAGTGTGAATGCTTCGAGGGCTACGAGAGTGGTTTCATGATGATGAAGAACTGCATGG ACATTGATGAGTGTGAGAGGAACCCACTGTTGTGTCGTGGAGGAACCTGTCTGAATACTGAGGGGAGTTATGAGTGTGACTGTCCACCTGGACACTCGCTCAGCAACGATGGATCTGCTTGTGAAG ATGTGAATGAGTGCCAGCTGAGTGACAACTTGTGCAAAAATGGGCAGTGTGTCAACATGCCAGGAACCTACCAGTGCTCCTGTGACACCGGCTACCAGGCAACCCCCGACCGACAGGGCTGTGTTG ataTTGATGAATGTACCATCATGAATGGAGGCTGTGAGACCCACTGCACTAATTCAGAGGGCAGTTATGAGTGCAGCTGCAGTGAGGGCTACGCTCTTATGCCTGACCTCAGAACATGTTCAG ATATTGATGAGTGTGAGGAGACTCCTGACATCTGTGACGGCGGCCAGTGTACCAACATTCCCGGGGAATACCGCTGTCTGTGTTACGATGGCTTCATGGCTTCAATGGACATGAGGACGTGTATtg ATGTTAACGAGTGTGACTTGAACCCAAACATCTGTCTCCACGGCGACTGCGAGAACACCAAAGGCTCCTTCATCTGTCACTGTCAACTGGGATACTTTGTCAAGAAAGGATCCACGGGCtgcacag ATGTTGATGAGTGTGAGATTGGCGCTCATAACTGCGACATGCATGCTGCCTGCATCAACGTCCCTGGCAGCTTCAAATGTCGTTGCCGAGATGGCTGGGTGGGAGACGGCATCAAGTGTGTGG ATCAGGACGAGTGCTCTGCAGAGGACCACAACTGTAACCCCAATGCAGACTGTGTCAACACACCAGGATCGTACAGGTGTACATGTAAAGAGGGCTTCAATGGAGACGGATTTTCATGCTCTG acaTGGACGAGTGTGCAGACAACGTGAACCTGTGTGAGAATGGCCAGTGTCTGAACGCGCCAGGAGGCTATCGCTGCGAGTGCGAAATGGGCTTCACTCCTACCGAGGACAGCAAGGCCTGTCAAG ACATCGATGAGTGTAACTTCCAgaacatctgtgtgtttggaaCTTGTCAGAACCTTCCAGGGATGTtccgctgtgtgtgtgatgacggTTATGAACTCGACCGCAGCGGAGGGAACTGCACTG ACATTAACGAGTGTGCAGACCCTGTGAACTGCATCAACGGGCTGTGTGTAAACACTCCAGGGAGCTACCTGTGTAACTGCCCAGCTGACTTTGAACTTAACCCCACCGGAGTGGGCTGCGTGG ATACCCGTGTTGGAAACTGCTTCCTGGATATCCTTGCACGTGGCGATGGAGGAATCTCCTGCAGCGCCGGGATCGGAGTAGGCGTGACCAGAGCTTCCTGTTGCTGCTCCCTGGGAGGAGCATGGGGAAACCCCTGTGAACTTTGCCCCGCCACTAACTCAA CGGAGTATAAGACTCTTTGTCCAGGAGGAGAGGGATTCAGACCAAACCCCATCACCGTTATCCTGGAAG ATATTGATGAGTGCCAGGAGCTGCCAGGTCTCTGCCAGGGTGGAAACTGTGTTAACACCTTTGGCAGTTTCCAGTGTGAGTGTCCAGCAGGCTACTATCTCAATGAGGAGACTCGCATCTGTGAGG ATATTGATGAGTGCACAACCCACATTGGGATCTGTGGACCTGGTACTTGCTACAACACTCTGGGTAACTACACGTGTGTATGCCCTCCTGAATACATGCAGGTCAACGGAGGAAACAACTGCATGG ACATGAGGAAGAGTGTGTGTTACCGTAACTTCAACGACACGTGTGAGAACGAGCTGTCCTTCAATATGACCAAGAAGATGTGCTGCTGTGCCTATAACGTGGGAAAAGCCTGGAACAAGCCGTGTGAGGCCTGTCCCACTCCAGCTACCT CTGAATACCAGTTACTGTGTGGTAATCAGGCTCCTGGTTTTATTATCGACATCCACACTGGCAAGCCAATTG ATATCGATGAGTGCAGGGAGATCCCTGGTATCTGTCAGAATGGAGTGTGTATCAACCAGATCGGAAGCTTCCGCTGTGAATGTCCAATGGGCTTCAGCTACAACAACATATTGCTCATTTGTGAAG ATATTGATGAGTGTAACAGTGGGGACAACCTGTGCCAACGCAATGCTAACTGTATCAACATTCCTGGCAGCTACCGCTGCGAATGCTCGCCAGGCTTCAAACTGTCGCCCAACGGAGCCTGTGTGG ACCGCAACGAGTGCCAGGAGATTCCAAACGTGTGCAGCCATGGAGAGTGTATCGATATGCAGGGAAGCTATCGCTGTCTCTGCCAAAACGGCTTCAAAGCTACTGCTGACCTGACCATGTGCATGG ACATTGATGAGTGTGACAGACAGCCGTGTGGTAATGGAACCTGTAAAAACACAGTGGGATCATATAACTGCCTCTGTTTCCCTGGCTTTGAGCTCACACACAACAACGACTGCATGG ACATAGATGAGTGCAGTGCCCTCCAGGGCCAAGTGTGCAGGAATGGACAGTGTATCAATGGACTGGGTTCCTTCCAGTGTCTCTGCCATGAGGGTTATGAGAATACTCAGGATGGGAAGAACTGTGTCG ATATCaatgagtgtgtgagtctgccCGGCACCTGCTCTCCAGGAACTTGTCAGAATCTCGATGGCTCTTTCAGATGTATTTGCCCTCCTGGATATGAGGTTCAAAATGACCAGTGTATAG ATATCAACGAGTGTGAAGTGGAGCCCAACATCTGTCAGTTTGGCACCTGCACCAACACCCCGGGCAGCTTCCAGTGCACCTGTCAGCCGGGCTTCGTTCTCTCTGACAACAAACGGCGCTGTTACG ATACCAGAGAGAGCTTCTGTTTCACCAAATTTGATTTCGGAAAATGCTCCGTCCCCAAAGCTTTCAACACCACGAAGGCCAAGTGCTGCTGCAGCAAGATGCCTGGCGAGGGCTGGGGACTTCCCTGTGAGCTTTGCCCCAAAGAGATTGAGG ctgcttttgacactCTGTGTCCCTATGGTCATGGAGCACTGCCTGGACCAGGCGATGCTCGGGAAG ACTTGAACGAGTGTCTGGATAACCCAGGTATCTGCCAAAATGGTATCTGCATCAACACTGACGGCTCGTTCCGCTGTGAATGCCCCTTCGGATACAACCTGGATTACACTGGAGTCAACTGTGTTG ACACTGACGAGTGCTCCATAGGGAACCCGTGTGGAAATGGAACCTGCACCAATGTGGTCGGAGGTTTCGAGTGTTCGTGCCAGGAGGGCTTTGAACCTGGATCCATGATGACCTGTGAAG ATATCAATGAGTGCTCCCAGAACCCTCTGCTGTGTGCCTTCCGATGTGTTAACACCTTTGGTTCCTATGAGTGTATGTGTCCTGCTGGCTACGTGCTGAGAGATGACCAGAGGATGTGCAGAG ATCAAGACGAGTGTGCTGAGGGTCTGGATGACTGTGACTCTAAGGGTATGACCTGTAAGAACCTGATCGGTACCTTCATGTGTATCTGCCCTCCCGGCATGCAGCGCAGACCAGACGGAGACGGGTGTATGG ACCTGAACGAGTGTCGCGCCAAGCCTGGTATCTGTAAGAATGGGCGCTGTGTCAACACAGTCGGAAGCTACCGCTGCGAGTGCAATGACGGTTTTGAGGCAAGCTCTACTGGAACTGAATGCATTG ACAACCGAAAGGGCTACTGTTACGCCGAGGTTCTGCAGACAATGTGCCAGCAGTCTTCAACCAGCAGGAACAGTGTGACCAAATCTGAGTGCTGCTGTAACACAGGCCGAGGCTGGGGGTCACAGTGTGAGCTCTGCCCACTGCCTGGTACCGTACAGTACAAAAAGATGTGCCCACTCGGACCTGGCTACACCACAGATGGTAGAG ATATCAACGAGTGTCAGGTGATGCCAGATCTGTGCAAGAACGGTCAGTGCATCAATAGCATCGGATCCTTCCGTTGTCACTGTAACGTGGGTTACAAAACTGACTTCACAGCAACCTCCTGTATTG ATATGGATGAGTGTGCTCTGTCGCCGAAGCCCTGTAACTTCCTTTGTAAAAATACAGAGGGCAGCTACCTCTGCTCCTGCCCCAGAGGATACAGCTTGCAGCCAGATGGAAAGACTTGCAAAG ATCTTGATGAATGTTCAACCAAGCAGCATAACTGCCAGTTCCTCTGTGTCAACACCATCGGAGGCTTCACCTGCAAGTGTCCTCCTGGCTTCACACAGCACCAGACTGCCTGTAtcg ACAACAATGAGTGTTCAGCTCAGAACAGTGCGTGCGGTTCCCGGGCCTCTTGCGTCAACACTCCTGGTAGCTTCAACTGTGAATGCTCTAAAGGTTTCTCTTTGGACAACACCGGCATGGAGTGTGAAG aTGTGGATGAGTGTGGCAGTAACCACCGCTGTCAGCACGGCTGTCAGAACATGCTGGGAGGTTTCCGCTGTGGCTGTCCACAGGGCTACGTGCAGCACTACCAGTGGAACCAGTGTGTGG ATGAGAATGAGTGTCAGGGCGCATCAGTCTGTGGATCTGCCTCCTGCTACAACACCCTCGGCAgcttcaagtgtgtgtgtccctctggCTTTGATTTTGAGCAGAGCGGTGGTGGCTGCCAAGACGTGAATGAATGTAGCACAGGAAGCAACCCCTGCATCTACGGCTGCTCCAACACCGATGGAGGCTACCTGTGTGGCTGTCCCGGAGGTTTCTACAGAGCCGGACAGGG TCACTGTTTAACAGGTTCAGGTTTCTCAGGCCAGTTTGTGGAGGGTGAGGAGGACGACAGTCTGTCTCCTGAGGCCTGCTACGAGTGCAAGATCAATGGAGGAGGAAAGAGTGGACGACACAGACGAAATGCTGACGAAAATGAGATCAAAAAG GATCCAGAAGTGAGTATGGCTAGCGTGGACACTCAGGACTCCATCCACATGAacctctctctgtccgtctTGCTTAACAAGGAGCCTCTACTCGAGCTCCTGCCTGCCCTGCAGCCCCTGGAAAAGCACATCCGCTATGTCATCACCCATGGCAATGCTAATGAACACTTCCGCCTGTTGGAACGCCGTGATGGAAAGAGTGTGCTCCGGCTTGGCAAGAGGCCGCCCCCACCTGGATCCTACCGGCTAGACATCGCCAGCTTGCGGCTTTTCGGGCCTCGCAGACTACACCAGCTGGAGGAGCAGCATGACAGTGACTACCTACAAGGGGAGATAGGAGACGCCCTGCGCATCAAGCTCCTCATCCACCTGCACTGA